In Desulfurobacterium indicum, a single window of DNA contains:
- a CDS encoding 4Fe-4S binding protein: MALAQNIKEFIKGIKSLFVGMKITGEYLVKPKITVNYPWETVGKEGLEGFRMVIKLVPVPPNGNKHKCVACGMCARSCPSNCIKLDVKQTVEEVELPDGKKKKKVNRKLQGFYVDFSLCSLCGLCVESCPTKTLQFSNYPYIVGTSRDDFVYNILEDFKKRYGEEK; the protein is encoded by the coding sequence GTGGCTCTGGCACAAAATATAAAAGAATTTATAAAAGGTATTAAAAGCCTCTTCGTAGGTATGAAAATAACAGGTGAATATCTTGTTAAACCAAAGATAACCGTAAACTATCCATGGGAAACGGTAGGCAAAGAAGGGCTTGAAGGTTTTAGAATGGTAATCAAGCTCGTTCCTGTTCCCCCTAACGGCAATAAACATAAATGTGTTGCCTGTGGAATGTGTGCAAGGAGCTGTCCTTCTAACTGTATAAAGCTTGATGTAAAACAAACTGTTGAAGAAGTGGAACTACCAGATGGTAAAAAGAAAAAGAAGGTCAACAGAAAACTTCAAGGATTTTACGTCGACTTTTCTCTATGCAGTCTATGTGGATTATGTGTTGAATCATGTCCAACCAAAACACTCCAGTTTTCTAATTACCCTTATATTGTAGGAACGAGTAGAGACGATTTTGTTTACAACATTCTTGAAGATTTCAAGAAAAGATACGGAGAGGAAAAATGA
- a CDS encoding NADH-quinone oxidoreductase subunit J family protein: MTDQLAGYIAFGIYILIILAGGALAIFSKNLIRSLVGLIVTLFGVAGMYLLMAAPFMALMQIMIYVGAVSVLMFFAIMLTRTDCEANLSIKRLLKSVISAGIATVTMVLTIARSRINYTLPQEVNIKILGKALLTTYMLPFELISIVLFVAMAGAVALGFERRRGKE; encoded by the coding sequence ATGACAGATCAACTTGCTGGATACATAGCTTTTGGAATTTATATACTTATAATCCTGGCTGGCGGTGCGCTTGCGATATTCAGTAAGAACCTTATAAGGTCTTTAGTAGGACTTATTGTAACTCTATTTGGGGTGGCCGGAATGTATCTACTTATGGCAGCCCCCTTCATGGCATTAATGCAGATAATGATCTATGTTGGTGCTGTCAGCGTCTTGATGTTCTTTGCGATAATGCTTACCAGAACAGATTGTGAAGCCAATTTAAGCATCAAGAGGCTTCTTAAAAGTGTAATTTCGGCAGGTATAGCTACTGTAACAATGGTTTTAACAATCGCAAGAAGCAGGATAAACTATACACTTCCACAGGAAGTTAATATAAAAATTTTAGGAAAGGCTCTTTTGACAACATACATGCTTCCTTTCGAACTTATCTCTATAGTCCTTTTCGTAGCTATGGCAGGTGCTGTAGCTCTCGGATTTGAGAGAAGGAGGGGAAAAGAATGA
- the nuoK gene encoding NADH-quinone oxidoreductase subunit NuoK, producing the protein MILSPLTLFQFTGALLFFIGATCMIFKRTFIGMLIGVEIMLNGAGLSLVAASQLTTADSATGQIGALLIMGLAAAEATLVLAIALVVYRRFKTVESEKVATLRG; encoded by the coding sequence ATGATTCTCTCACCACTTACACTCTTTCAATTTACAGGGGCACTACTGTTTTTCATAGGTGCCACATGTATGATATTTAAAAGAACATTTATAGGCATGCTAATCGGAGTTGAGATAATGCTAAATGGTGCCGGACTTTCTCTTGTCGCAGCTTCTCAATTGACTACTGCAGACAGCGCTACAGGACAGATAGGCGCACTACTCATAATGGGCCTTGCAGCTGCAGAAGCAACTCTTGTTCTTGCAATAGCTCTGGTGGTATACAGAAGATTTAAAACCGTTGAATCTGAAAAAGTAGCAACGTTGAGAGGTTAA